The genome window GTGGCGACGTTGAATCGAGCAATCCCGCTCAAAATAATGAACGATGTTGCCGTGGCTATCGCCCATGATCTGCACTTCAATGTGCTTGGGATTTTCAATAAATTTTTCGAGGAAAACGGTACCGTCACCAAAGGCTGCTTGTGCCTCTGAAGCCGCCGACTTCAGCCCTTCAAGCAGCTCATCTTTGTTGCGTGCCACCCGCATGCCGCGCCCACCACCACCGGAAGCGGCCTTGACCATAATCGGATAACCGCACCCCTTGGCAAACAGCAGAGCTTCCTCTTCGGTTTTTACCGGATCTTCAGTGCCGGGCACCACCGGCACACCGGCTTCAAGGGCCACATGACGCGCAGCCACCTTGTTCCCAAGCCGACGTTGAATCTCCGCCGTGGGACCGATAAAGGTAATACCGGCGCGCTCACACGCCTCGGCAAATTCAGGATTTTCGGACAAAAAGCCATAACCGGGGTGAATAGCATCGACCCCTTTCTGGCGCGCCAACTCGACAATTTCTTCAATGCCGAGATAAGCGTCAATCGGCCCTTTCCCTTTACCAATCTGATACGCTTCATCAGCTTTGTAGCGATGCAGCGACAGTTTGTCCTCTTCGGAATAGATGGCGACGGTGCTGATACCCAGCTCGGTACACGCGCGAAAAATCCGGATCGCAATCTCGCCGCGGTTGGCGGCCATAATTTTCTTGAACTGTTTTACTGCCATACTCTCCTCCTGATAGAATTCGGAGTTCCATCCCATTTTTATTCACGAAGAAAAATTCGTGATATTTTTTAGTCTTACTTAAAAAGTGCTGTTATTTCGAATACTTACAAGGTCCGATCAGCGCACATCTAAACAGAACCCCTGGTGTTTTGTCAAGGCATAATATTGTTCTATTTTTAACACACATGGTGAAATGGTACCTGAAAACACCGAAGATACCAGATATCACAACAGTTATTCGAACCGAGCAAAAAATCATTTTTAGAAAAAATCAACGTTTGTCTGAAAACGTTTTTTTCTTCTGAGCAACCACAGTTTTTAAGTGTACTAAAGTTTGCCGATCATGCATCTGCCCACAAAAAACGTCGCACAAATAAACAACGACAGTGACTTGCCTGTTTTTTTCAAATCGTGGTATTCTGCCAGTCAAAAAAATGACGCTTCGTCATGAACCAACCGGAAACAAAGGGTGACCAAGCAGCATCGGACTGTTATGGTGGAGGAACTATGGATAAGAGATGTTCAATCCTGTTGATTGACGATGACGAACAAAGTTGTGCAACACTCGGCTTATTGCTGAAAAAATCCGGCTACTCCGTCGAAACCGCTCTTTCCGGAGAACAGGGGTTAGAGCTTCTGCCCAAAACTCCATTTGAAATTGTCATCACAGATCTGCGCCTGCCAGGCATGGATGGACTGGAAATTCTCAAACGGGTCAAGGAGCACAATGCCGAGATCAATGTCATCCTCGTCACGGGCAACTCATCAGCTGAGTCGGCGGTCACAGCCATGAAATACGGTGCATTCGACTACATCACCAAGCCACTCAATTTCGATAAACTCAAAGTCATTCTCGACAAAGCTCAGGAAAAGCTGCAACTGGTCGCCGAGAACCGCTTTCTGCGTCAACAGTTGCGTGGCCGTTATACCTTTGACAACATCATTGGCACCAGCATGACCATGCAGCAGGTTTTCTCGCGCATGCAGAAAGTGTTGCACACGGATTCCTCATTGCTGATTCTCGGGGAATCCGGGACCGGCAAGGAGCTGGTGGCCAAGGCGATCCACTTTAACGGGCCACGTAAAGATCAACCGTTTGTCCCCATCAACTGTGGTGCCATCCCCGCCGACCTGCTCGAAAGTGAACTGTTCGGCCATCTCCGTGGCTCTTTCACCGGTGCAATCGCCAACAAATGCGGTAAATTCGAGCAAGCCAATGGCGGCACTATTTTTCTTGATGAGATCGGCACCATGCCGGTTCACCTGCAGTTAAAGCTATTACGTGTTCTTCAGGAACAGGAAGTCCAACCGGTGGGCAGCAACCGTAACATCAAGCTGGACGTACGGGTGATCTCGGCAACAAACGCGGACCTGGAACAGATGGTTCGTGACGGCCATTTCCGGGAAGATTTATTTTACCGACTCAATGTCATTCCCATTACACTGCCCCCCTTGCGCCAGCGCAGTGAGGATATTGCGTTACTGGTCCGTCACTTTCTGCAGAAAAGCTGCCGCTATATGAATCGGTCGTTGATGCCCATGGAAAGTGCGGCTCTTCAGGTTCTGGAAAACTACGACTGGCCGGGCAATGTCCGTGAGCTGGAGAATGTCATTGAACGCACTGTGGCTTTGAGCGATGGCCCGCAGATCACCTTGCAGGACCTGCCCCCCCATATCACCGGCAAACATACGCCGACCATGTCCGAGCAGAACCTCTACACGCTACCGGCGGATGGCGTCGATATGCCGAAACAGATTCAGGAGATTGAACGACACTGGATCAGTCAGGCCTTAGAGATGAGTCAGGGCATCAAAGCGCGTGCAGCCGCCATGCTCGGCATCAACCGCACCACGCTGGTAGAGAAGATCAAACGACTCGGGCTGCCGCAATAAATACGACAGCCCGAAAGAGAAGTACCCCGCTGTTGAGCACAGCCCTTGACGGGATCAGCGACTCAACAATGTTCTTTAAGGTGATTGTAAAACGCTGTGGCCAGCGGACTGAGCTGACGGTTACGCCGCTGAACCAGGTAAAAGGAGCGTGGCATGCTGACGCCCTCAATCGGAACCGTCACCAGACTGCCCCGTTCGACATCTTCAGCCACCGACAACGATGACAGGATCGCTACGCCAATACGTGAGCGAACGCCCTGGCGCACCGCCTCATTGCTGCCCACCTCGGCAACAACCTGAAAATGAGGCACTTCAACGCCGGCTTTTTTCAGCCCTTGCGTCATCTCAATACGGGTGCCCGATCCGGGCTCACGGAGAATAAACGGCATCTCAAGCAATTCACCGGGATACACCGACGACTTTTTTGCCCAGGGATGATCAGGATAAACGGTCAGGACCAATTCATCGGAAAACATCTCTTCACACTCAACGCGCTGATCTTTCCACAAAGTACCGATCAATCCCAGTTCAAGCGTCCCCTTGAGAATATCTTCAACCACCGCCGTCGTGCCGGAGATCTTCAGCATCAGCTCGATACTGGAATACGATGATTTAAAGCTGTCAATCATCGTCGGCAGCAGATAGGCGCCGGGAATGGTACTGGCACCAACAGCCAGTTTTCCGGACAGGTTGCCCTGAAACTGCTTGATCGCCTGATCCGCTTCATCTTTAAGCTGAATAATCCGACGGGCATATTGATAGAGAATTTTTCCGGCATGGGTTGGCTGGGCACGACGTCCGAGGCGATCAATCAATTTCTCGTTGTAGTGCTCTTCCAACGTCCGGATATGCTCACTGACCGACGGCTGCGACAGCAGTGCCGCTTCGGCAGCCCGGGTAAAGCTTCCAAGATCAACAACTTTGCAAAAAACTTCGAGTCGGCGAATATCCACACGCATCTCCTGACAGCAATGTTTTAATAGGAATTGCCGATATTATCAGAAGTGGCAAGGGGACGCAATCCTGGAAATCAAAGAACATTCATTCTTTTATTATTTATGAATAAAATCGATATTAATCAGTTTTTCCCGATATCTAGCGTTTCGCCCCCGAAAAGAACCCTGGAGAATTCCCGTGAAAAAACAGGGCAAAAATGGATAGGTCACATTAATAATGAAGAGCTTTTTGCCCACGCTATTCCCATGCAGCCGTTTTTGGTCAGGGCGTACCATCAAGAATATCACGTACCTTTTCGTCACTCAGAGTGAGGCCAAAAAACAATTGGTAGAAATGGCGTGTTGTTTCAACCATATCCAAGTGGACCGCCTGCGGGTAAAGGCTCTGAGCCAACCATTGCAGGCCGAGAAATCGCATCATGGAGGGAGGCCGATCAAACCAGTTCAGTGGATGGTCGGGAATAATCAACACCTGATCACTCTGAATGGCTTGAACCTGTTGCCACGTTGGCATGTCAACAGCGTGCTCATAAAAATCTCGCTGCGCTGTAATAACCACCTCGGGGTTATACATCAGCACCTGTTCCTGGGTGATTTTGTCTCGACCACGTCGCTGTTTCAGGACGCCTTTATGGACATTGCAACCACCGGCGAGCCCAATCAACTCAGCATGAAAGGAGTACTCAGGTTCTGTCTCCAACCCGTCATTGCCCTGGGCATAATACACTCGACGTCGCTGGGATACCGGGATGGTCGCCACAGTCGTGGCGACCTGTTCCAGAACACAACGCCCATAGCGTGCCAGTTTAAGTCCACGCTGCGGCTCCCCCAACAAGTGGCCCAAAAATTCCAATGTGGCCGGATAGTCTTGAAGACGATCCATGGCGACAAAAACCACCGGAATGTGCCATTGGTCGAGCTGACGCAACCAACGCTGAACGACCGGTGACCGACCATCTCCCCAGAAAATCACGACATCGGGATCAATGGCCAGCAAGGTCTCACGATTGACGCCCTGACCACCGAGAAAACTGCCAATCACCGGGCGCTGTTTAAGCCGCGGATCAAGAATCTGCCAGTCCGTATCTGAAGGACGTGAGGTAAAGGCAGCCAGCTTCATCGGGGCAACCGCGTAGATCATCCAATTGACTGGGGCCACACAGCCGACCACGCGATCGATATGGTCGGGAACCGTGACGCTGCGCCCCGCCATATCAACGACGTCACGCGCCGAAGCCGGCACAACCATCACCAGAACGATCAACAGGCCCAACAGCAACCGCGCTGGCACGACTAAAACACCCACTTCACCCCCAGGTAATAACCCCGCGGCGATAAAGTGAAATCATCGTGCTCTTCATCAAATAGATTATCAATCCCACCATACAAAGTCAGGCTTGCGGTCAGATCTTTTTCGACATGAAGATGGGTAAGCTGATACGCATCCTGTTCATTGCTCTCGCCATCTTCAGACGTCCCGAAATAGAGCCAGCGCACTTGAGTCATCACGCCCCAATAAGGGTCTAACCAGGCAAGCGTCACCCCGCTTTTCCAACGCGGCTCATCGGCAAGTTCGTCATGGGTCTGGCGGTCTTCGGTATCAACATAACTGAACTGTCCGGACAGTTGCACATCACCGGGCAATGCTACGGAGCTTTCAAACTCCACCCCTTCGGCGCGTACTTCATCGATATTGACCATGGTGAACGTTTTGTATTTACCACTTGCAGACTGCAACTGTGCGGCAATCAAATCATCCAGATCCGTGCGGAACACCACCAACTGGCTGCGGAAACGCCCCCAGTGGAAACTGGTTCCGGCTTCATAACTCTGAGAGGTCTCTTCATCAAGATCTTCATTATTTTGATAGGTTTCAAAACCTTTTTTCAGGATAGAGGTCACATACAGTTCATTGAGATTCGGTGCCCGAAATCCTTCACCATAACCGATCCACACCCGACCGTGATCATAATGCCAGGTCAGTGTCGCCCGTGGTGTCAGGTGACCACCAAAATCTTCGTGGTGGTCAAAGCGCACGCCAGCGACCAGGTTAAGCTGTTGCGTGATCCGCCAATCCGCCTGGGTAAACAAGGCACTGTTGAGCACCTTCTCTTCATTGTGATCCATGCCGCCGACTTTGAGACTGTCTTCGCGAACTTCCCCGCCACTGGTGAGAATAAACCGATTAGAAGTCGAGTAAGTCACCCGGCCCTCCCCCTGAATCAACCGCCGCCGTTCCTCACTTTTTGACGTAGGCGGATCAAAAGACGAGGTGGCTTTATATTGACTGGCGTAACCTCGCACCATGGCAGAGAGCGGCTCCCCCTGATTCAGGTGATATTCGGCAAATCCTCCCCAGCGGCGGTCATCGGCATCATAACGTCTATTGATATTCTGGTAATAACGACCGCCATCGCGTTCAAAATGGCCATATTCCCCACCGAACAACAACTGCTGCTTCGGGCCGATGTTTACGTTGGCACGTCCCAGCACGCTGTTCAATGAGGTTTCATCGACATCGTCCGGCAACGCACTGTCACCATCCCAATCATCCTTAACACTGCGCGCCACGCCTAAATTGGCCTGGATGTTTTCGCTACCGCCACCGACATAGATTTGACCAAGGTGTTCTGCGGAGGGACCGAAGCCACCACGCACATCGAGACCGGCTTCAGTCTGGGCTGTCGGCTGTCGGGTGATGATGTTGATCACACCGCCAATGGCATCGCTGCCGTACAAAGCCGAGGCCGGACCACGTACCACTTCGATGCGTTCAACCATGGTCACCGGTAACTGTGCCACATCCATTTGCGCTTTAAAGCTTCCCGCCAAGCGGCGGCCATCAAGCATCACCAGGGTGTGATTTCGGCCAATGCCGCGGATGGAGGTGCCGACATTGCGCCCTTCCGCAGTTATCAGCATCACCCCGGTCGCGTACAACAGCGCTTCGGAGACGGTTTCCGCACCGGTTTCAACCAGTTGCTGTTGATCGAGCACTTCCACAGCCCCCGGCACCTGATCTACCGCTTTCTCCGCCAGCGTTGCGGTAACAACCAGTGGCCCCAGTTCGGTTGCAGAGCCCTGACCAACTGCTGACATCGGCCAGAACATACATCCAATAACACCAAGTACTTGTGTCCAGCGTTTCAATACATTCATACGAGCTACTCCTACTCCTCCATAACAATGGACAGCGCCAGCAAAGCAAACGACACGATTCTGTCATCCACCCCAGCAGACGTGACCCAATTTGATGTGGTTCTATTCAGCCACTTTGGACAAATGCGATCTGAGACAACGTAGATAGTCGGATAGTTACGGTCGAGGCTGCCATAGCCTCGGCAGGGATACACAGGCACCATTGGCGAGAAAACCCAGTACGTGACACGATCATGTCACCAAGCCAGCATGATGTCAATACGATTTTTTCGTGCTCTTACCAAAGAGATCACAACAGCAGACAAGGA of Desulfuromonas acetoxidans DSM 684 contains these proteins:
- a CDS encoding TonB-dependent receptor plug domain-containing protein, encoding MNVLKRWTQVLGVIGCMFWPMSAVGQGSATELGPLVVTATLAEKAVDQVPGAVEVLDQQQLVETGAETVSEALLYATGVMLITAEGRNVGTSIRGIGRNHTLVMLDGRRLAGSFKAQMDVAQLPVTMVERIEVVRGPASALYGSDAIGGVINIITRQPTAQTEAGLDVRGGFGPSAEHLGQIYVGGGSENIQANLGVARSVKDDWDGDSALPDDVDETSLNSVLGRANVNIGPKQQLLFGGEYGHFERDGGRYYQNINRRYDADDRRWGGFAEYHLNQGEPLSAMVRGYASQYKATSSFDPPTSKSEERRRLIQGEGRVTYSTSNRFILTSGGEVREDSLKVGGMDHNEEKVLNSALFTQADWRITQQLNLVAGVRFDHHEDFGGHLTPRATLTWHYDHGRVWIGYGEGFRAPNLNELYVTSILKKGFETYQNNEDLDEETSQSYEAGTSFHWGRFRSQLVVFRTDLDDLIAAQLQSASGKYKTFTMVNIDEVRAEGVEFESSVALPGDVQLSGQFSYVDTEDRQTHDELADEPRWKSGVTLAWLDPYWGVMTQVRWLYFGTSEDGESNEQDAYQLTHLHVEKDLTASLTLYGGIDNLFDEEHDDFTLSPRGYYLGVKWVF
- a CDS encoding sigma-54-dependent transcriptional regulator; the encoded protein is MDKRCSILLIDDDEQSCATLGLLLKKSGYSVETALSGEQGLELLPKTPFEIVITDLRLPGMDGLEILKRVKEHNAEINVILVTGNSSAESAVTAMKYGAFDYITKPLNFDKLKVILDKAQEKLQLVAENRFLRQQLRGRYTFDNIIGTSMTMQQVFSRMQKVLHTDSSLLILGESGTGKELVAKAIHFNGPRKDQPFVPINCGAIPADLLESELFGHLRGSFTGAIANKCGKFEQANGGTIFLDEIGTMPVHLQLKLLRVLQEQEVQPVGSNRNIKLDVRVISATNADLEQMVRDGHFREDLFYRLNVIPITLPPLRQRSEDIALLVRHFLQKSCRYMNRSLMPMESAALQVLENYDWPGNVRELENVIERTVALSDGPQITLQDLPPHITGKHTPTMSEQNLYTLPADGVDMPKQIQEIERHWISQALEMSQGIKARAAAMLGINRTTLVEKIKRLGLPQ
- a CDS encoding selenium metabolism-associated LysR family transcriptional regulator; protein product: MDIRRLEVFCKVVDLGSFTRAAEAALLSQPSVSEHIRTLEEHYNEKLIDRLGRRAQPTHAGKILYQYARRIIQLKDEADQAIKQFQGNLSGKLAVGASTIPGAYLLPTMIDSFKSSYSSIELMLKISGTTAVVEDILKGTLELGLIGTLWKDQRVECEEMFSDELVLTVYPDHPWAKKSSVYPGELLEMPFILREPGSGTRIEMTQGLKKAGVEVPHFQVVAEVGSNEAVRQGVRSRIGVAILSSLSVAEDVERGSLVTVPIEGVSMPRSFYLVQRRNRQLSPLATAFYNHLKEHC
- a CDS encoding ABC transporter substrate-binding protein, with amino-acid sequence MGVLVVPARLLLGLLIVLVMVVPASARDVVDMAGRSVTVPDHIDRVVGCVAPVNWMIYAVAPMKLAAFTSRPSDTDWQILDPRLKQRPVIGSFLGGQGVNRETLLAIDPDVVIFWGDGRSPVVQRWLRQLDQWHIPVVFVAMDRLQDYPATLEFLGHLLGEPQRGLKLARYGRCVLEQVATTVATIPVSQRRRVYYAQGNDGLETEPEYSFHAELIGLAGGCNVHKGVLKQRRGRDKITQEQVLMYNPEVVITAQRDFYEHAVDMPTWQQVQAIQSDQVLIIPDHPLNWFDRPPSMMRFLGLQWLAQSLYPQAVHLDMVETTRHFYQLFFGLTLSDEKVRDILDGTP